A single window of Deltaproteobacteria bacterium DNA harbors:
- a CDS encoding glutaredoxin family protein, protein MVEQKPQPQVVLFSTPTCSWCRKTKQYLSEHRIRCY, encoded by the coding sequence ATGGTAGAACAGAAGCCACAACCGCAGGTTGTACTCTTCTCAACACCAACATGTTCATGGTGCAGAAAGACAAAACAATATTTATCGGAACATAGAATAAGGTGCTAT